TTATGCATATTTAAGGAAGGggtacaaattattttcaaaggtgggatttaaattattcaaaattgtgATATAACATCATTTATGAACGATAGTAAAGTGCGATGTACAGTTacctattaaaatttcaatcagCAAATCAACCTGCACGGTCAAAACCATGAATCTCTATTGGAAAAATGTGCAACAGGAAGGGTGCATACGACTCGAATACTACACTCAAAAGTCAAAAAACCTAGGTTTGGTGAATAGTCACAAGACTGTACCTGTTGTATTCAGTTGGACTCAAATCCTACATCCAAAAGGACCAAAACTTATCTTATCCCCTTTACATTCATATGGAAGGAATTATTTATTCATAATTGAGTATGGAACTCGATTTTTTCGCAAACAGCGAAGAGATAGTCAAATATTGTACGTCAAATTGCTTTTGCTGCATTGATTGTAGCAAGTAGCAACTAGCAACCATCGTAAACACACACCGATACATAGATGATAGAACACACATCCAGGGACAGATTTAGAGGGGCAGTGCGGTACTTGTCTTCACCGACCTtcataatgatatatatatatttttattatcattttcatCAAATTGTTTATTTACCTTCATGATTGTTGGTTGAGGTGTTCTATGTAGTTCCCGAGAGGTATAACATTCCTTCTTGCATCCACAGAGGAAGGAGATGGATaaagggaggagaagacaagAAATGTTTTCAACGCGTGGATGTAGTTGAACATTTTAACtctttttttaaactaaaaggggtgtattgaattgggattttaaaacatttttttgcattcatgaaatccgagggtattcgattgggattgtttgaaatccattaaaatcttgaggtattcaattgggatttcaaattatgctacaaaatctgatggtattcaattgggattttaaattatgctttaaaatccaatggtattcaattgggattatttaaaatcaattaaaatctgatggtattcaaatgctgatggattttttttcatttcataaaatgatggattttgtggcattcttcagtgtattttaagttttttgaaatcccaccaaaatcaatgggattttgaagcattgtacctaaatcctatcaactctgcgacattttagcaagaatccgcacaaaatcaaaatcccatacaatccattaaaatccatacactaaaaacaatcctttaaaatcccaatcgaatacacccctgtaAATTATAAGTAATTCGgaaatttttaatgatttttattttatttcaaatttgtaGAATTGAAAGGTGTGAGATAGTTGGAACAAGATGCGAAAGTATAGAGTAAAATCTATCAAAATATGAAAAGTTATAATTTGCTCTATGTCTCAAGCTCTCCGTATATAGTTTGCGGTCGGACGCTCGACAcgtatttcaaataaaatttagtgtttaaatttttatttaaaaacaaaattttaatatatatatattataaaactatattttattcaccaaaagtatattttattaaaattaaaattctaaaatacgTGGTGATGCATAAAAGTGTAAGGAAATGAATGACGTTGATGAAATATACATATCCGTTTGgacatatttaaaaaaagtgacttattgctaaagtaaagaagtggatcaGAGAgataaataaattgataaaatgtttagaaaagaagtagaaactcTGATTGAAAAGATAACATCCTGAACTTATTAAAAATACTTATACGTATTCACGCAAATGAGTCAAAAAAAGTTGAAGTCAGAATGCTTCTGTTAAACAAAGGGGCGCGTAACATGTCATCCTACATtgtgaaattaattaattattttgaatattttttcatattaacataaattaaatatttaattggcgTAACCTTCTTATTTATGGATAAAAATCACTCATTTTGGGAACAAATTACGCATTTACATAAAAagatttgatttataaattcattATCCAATTCTTCAAATTAATTAGCGAAAAACTTGTCTTAAAGAGATGCATATTAAAGCAAATTGAGAGTCATGTTCCTCTTAGAATCATGAGGCTAAGAACTCTTATAACCACCTAGTATTAATAACGATTCTGCATCACAACTGCACATGCAAAAGGTGTtgtgtttatttattatatattaaaattattttttgaatacacacaacgatgcaaaaaaaatgcatttaaatttaaatcttgaaaatttatttaaaatttaggattccATAGCAGAATTTTAGTGGTTCTctggttctattttaaacacAGGTTCTTTCTGAGCTGAGTTATGAGATATATTAATAGTCAAATATTGGAATCAACCAAGCAGGGTAGCCATGGAAAAGTCTACACAAATATGCATTGGACTTGATGTGAgacaactattttttttttgtcagggtctacatactcgtagatgagttgtatctcgagatacaaTAAGCCGCTACAAGGaatttcattcattcaaaaaagattaccatctaaccgaaagacatgcaaagatatctccggacgtttagataataatgCTTTAATATCTGATAGGAAAATACCCATTTAACACCTTCCAAGGATCCTGCAAAAAACACgcgaaaaaagaagaagataagttcatatacaaaattatataagttaaaGAATTATAAAGGATgatatatccaataataaagtaTTTTAGAAGTGTGTTTATAtttctgaagttgaaaaaataaaataaagtctaaCCAAAGAAGGATCTTTGGTTAGacactaaaataattaaaatatatttgattgctTCTTACAAGCCAAAATATACGCCATCATTTATAGCCACCCATGAATGGTACAAATTCGCCTCAATCAGGGCACAATTAACAattaaatcatttataaaaaaaattatgacatCAGTCAATTCAATTTAAAAGAGTCAATCACTACTTAATGTCATATCTCACCATAATATGAATTTATTAcggtcaaataaaattaatgaatttaaaacatttagaaaatatatttattagcaATTACTCggtaaaaaattcaaaaatcagcatcaatcaaacaagtcaaataaaattcaaaaattagcacAAATTAAGCAAGTCAACTAGAGATTTAATATagctaaaattaaatacatcatttactactattaaagccaattaaataaaattaaagttgGCACCAATTATACCAAACAAACCTTAAATCATGCAAGAGAATTattcaataatatattatttcaaatcacTGTAAGTGATAGCACCATCTCATCGACATTGAAGTACTATAATCTCGTCTTTGTCACCAACAATAACGATATACGAACTCTAACTCCTACGAACTCAAAAAACACAATTGCAATTAAACTTGACGAACTATCCCAACGAATCAACACTGACTAAATTTTTAACACATTTCATTGGAGAAAttagaagaaaaagaaacaacaaGTAATCACAAAACCAAtcaaatattaatcaaaaacaaATAATGATCTTAAGGTGTAAACTAGCAAGAGTTAGTGCGCAAaaaacttaaatttttaaacaagaaataatCCAATAAAACATAGGCTCCAAAAGACTATAACGATTAACCAAAACAGCTATAGTACTAGTCTTGAACATCTCATAACAAAGTGATCGAGAAAAAATAACAAGTAGCAGATACATAAATTCAAAGACTGTCAAAATTCACGTCTACATCTAACACTTATATACATATAACccaacaaaatcaatataataataaattttcaaaagtttAAAATAGCGTACCTTAATTGTGGTGTAAATACACACAAAAAACATTCATAAAATGCCAAAAGGCTAAAGAAAAACATGTTAAAATATCGATCAATAATCATGTAGCAAAATCTTCTAGTCACCATATTCCCCAAATTCCGATGAATTGAATCTCGGATCCAACATCTTTGTTTCCCACTGCAAAAGTATATTACTTTTGatccaaaagaaaattttgaatccTGAATCAGGTCCCTGTTCAATATTGGGCTGAGCGAGGTGTgagacaactattttgggataaaaaaatttctcaaatgtgacaactaataTGGGACGGGGGgagtaattttttcttttcattcaAAGAACTTGACGTTTAATATTAATGCTTTGGAAATAATATCCATAAAAACACAATTTTTCCGGAGGACATAAAGGTAAAGGTAAATTCAATGTATACAATTAATTACGTCATAATCAATGTCCTAAGAGAGAATTCAATGTACAGTATTTCACAGGACATTAATCTCACATGTTGAATTTCTTTTCTGGCTAACAGTCTCGTTCTCACGTATAAAAGTTGAAAATAGTGTACAAGATTATAAATATTGAGTAAAGAATAAGCGACCTGTAATAGTAATACAGCCATATAACAGACTTATTTGGCTAATTACACCTAAGAATTGTCCGCATAAATCTAATATTCATCTGCATATAATCCCAAATTGTTAGCAGAGGAAACGAGTACTAATTACTttcctaataaaaaaaattgaaatttaatgataaataaaatatttgccTGCTTAGATTATACAGCGAGTAGTAAATAAGTGGAAGACGTGTTATACTAGAAATCACAGAGACATATCCTAAGCAGGGCCACTCTTACAAATACTATATAAACCCTCTTCCCGTTCTTTGAATTTACAAATTATAGGCGGACGAGCCAAACTTCATTACTTCTTCTTCGACGTTGAACAACCCTTTCCTCAAATTTATCTCTGTATGTTaacatttttacatatatttgtgtgttttgGTGTGATACGAGAATCGAGACGAGTCCAGTCGAGTTTAACCGAGTTTGAGTAACGGGGGGACatgcatatattttatattcatgtGTCCGGATTTTTATAATGAATTTGAATAGAGATGAgatgaattttgattttatgagtGCGGTTTGGACTATCCCATGACATGATTAGTAAATGTGTGTTTGTTTTCTGCATGTAAGCGTGTGGagatattattttgaatagAGATAGAGacgatttttgattttataagtgtgttttggattttaatgaattggcACCATTAAAATCAATGGAGTTGGAAGACCATTTTTCTTCTGTATGTATTTGACTATCTAGGGATTTATATATGTGCCAGAGACTGTGTgtgtttgatttttatttattatcaagTGACTGGATTCTGTGCAGTTGGGAGTTAGTTctgtatgtataaataaaattagtagATTAAGGTTTCATGTTTGTCTTATGCTTCTGTATTTACAAATGAAATACAGCTGTCTAATTGTTATTTTTACGCTGTTTAAGCTATGGAGAGCATCAGAGCTCCATTCAGAGGTGTTGCACAAGATGTCCGAGGAAGGGCATCGTGTTATAAGCACGACTGGCTTGCTGGAATTCGCTCTGGATTGGGGTACACATgcatattatttgaatatttgataatttatttatcGGGTGAAGTTCTCTGGAAAACATTTATTTTTGTAGGATACTTGCTCCAACTATGTACATCTTCTTTGCATCTGCTCTTCCTGTTATTGCCTTTGGAGAACAACTGAGTAGTGAGACAGGTTAATTATTTTTACTCCCGACTCTTAATAGCACAGCTGTATTGTTGTCTGCCTCTTTTGGTTTTATATAAAGATTTAAGTATTTGAAAAGAAACGATATTTTCAacagaaattattaattttctaGAGCTATATAgagaatatgaaaattatagATCCTAAATTTTATTTGCCTGAAATGAATTAAAAAGGACTTTTTTCGTGATAATGAAgtcttatttttctattttgtatATAGATGGAAGCTTGAGCACTGTAGAGACTTTAGCTTCTACGGCTATATGTGGTATCATACACTCCATACTTGGTGGCCAGCCGCTTCTGATATTAGGAGTTGCAGAGCCTACTGTTATAATGTACACTTACTTGTACAACTTTGCTGAAGGAAAGGAAGATTTGGGAAAAGACTTGTTCTTAGCTTGGGCTGGATGGTATTGCCGATTTTCATTTATATGTTTCTTAAGTAGTGGTAACAGTTATTTTTTTGCCAATATGCTAATTAAGGGACGATGtcattttcttccttttcatttTTCAGGGTTTGTGTTTGGACAGCTCTTTTCTTGTTTATGTTAGCGATCTTCAATGCTGGCTCAATAATTGTTAGATTTACTAGGGTTGCTGGGGAAACTTTTGGGATGTTGATTGCTCTTTTGTTTATTCAAGAGGCTATTAAGGTATTACTTTCGGTTTATATGCAACTTAAGATTAGTTGTAGTCCACTTTCTGAGGCAGGGCTTGATATTTAGCTGGTTTGTTTTGATACAGGGAATAGTAGGTGAATTTAACATACCTGAAGGTGAGGACACAGATTCAGAAAAGTATCAGTTTCAGTGGCTTTACACCAATGGGTTACTAGCAATCATATTTTCGTTTGGACTTCTTTATACCGCCTTAAAAAGTAGAAAGGCACGATCATGGTTGTATGGTACAGGTGTGTAAGAGAGATTTCACATAGTACTCATAGTTTTTCAACTACTATTTTGGAATAATGAAATTAAACCTTTTAACATCCTTGACATGTTGAACAGGGTTGCTCAGAGGTTTCATTGCAGACTATGGTGTTCCCTTGATGGTCTTAGTCTGGACAATGCTCTCATATAGTGGACCTGGCAAACTTCCTTCTGGAGTTCCTAGAAGGCTTTTTAGCCCACTCCCTTGGGATTCTGCTTCTATTTACCATTGGACGGTGATACAGGTAAAAAAATATTGCATACTTATGTTAGTTTTGTGCGAAAATCACACAAAGGTCATGCAAGTTTGTACTATAAATAGTCTCTAAAATCTTTAATTCTGAATTGTAGGACATGGGTAAGGTTCCTCCGGTATATGTCTTTGCTGCCATAGTTCCTGCTATAATGGTAGCTGGGCTATATTTTTTCGATCACAGTGTTGCTTCTCAACTAGCTCAACAGAAGGAATTTAATCTCAAAAAACCTTCCGCCTATCACTATGACATGTTGTTATTGGGattcatggtatattggaaacTAGTACATGAATGTCTTGAATATgtttttgttataaataatccataataattataataatcttaatattTGGAAATAGACTTTGCTTTGTGGATTGATCGGACTACCTCCTTCAAATGGTGTCTTGCCACAATCTCCGATGCACGCTAAGAGCCTTGCCGTTCTGGAAAGACAGGTTACAAGAAGACTGCAAACAGAAGCTACCTTTGTATGATTTATGCAAGGATAATGATCTTTGGATGCTGACtttactttataaatttattttcagaatATCCGTAAAAAGATGGTTCGAAGTGCCAAAGAAAGCATGAAAGAGCAAGCTAGCAAGTTGGAAATCTATAACAAGATGCAAAATGTGTTCATAGAAATAGACAGCTCATCAGTTGTAAGTGACTCTTATTCTATTCAAAGTGATTAACAAATGATACTATGATCTGCAACAACAGTGTTAGTGCTTTATATATCTTGAATCTAGGGCTCTGTTTGTTTTGTAGATAATATTCTTCAGGATAAGATTTTCTTATTTTCTGGTTCCTGCCTGGCTttggaatatatttttttttcacaatTTTGATTTTTCCTGCTTTTGTATTATTTCtggaattttataatatttacctgtgtttgtttattttcaggaaataataaaatattttccaagaaaaagaaaatttaacgAATTTAGGAAATGATTCCCTGCTTCAAAAGAGGAAAACATTTTCCTAGTTGAACATTGCTTGActatttttcattaaattttcaTGATAGTCAAAGTTTGGAAAATATTATCATGGAAAATGGTTTTGTGGAAAAATACTTTTGTGGAATttattttcctctttttttattgtaaaaataatttcCAAAAAGTAAATTACTCTCTGGCAAACAAACGAGCCTAGATATATAATTGAATTTGACATTTCTTTTCACGAATAACGGAATAATTACTAAAGCTTGAATATGTGAAATTGACTATTTCAGGCCAATTCAGAGTTAAAAGACTTGAAGGATGCTGTGATGAATACAAGCGATGGAAGAACAGAAAAAGAATCACAGTTAAAAGTAGTCTCAGAGTTAAAAGACTTGAAGGATGTTGTGTTGAATACAAGTGACGGCAAAAAAGAAACAGAATCATTCGACCCTGACAAACACATTGATGGCAACTTGCCTGTACGAGTTAATGAGCAGAGAGTGAGCAATCTGTTGCAGTCTCTCCTTGTTGCTGCATCTATATTTGCAATGCCGGTGATCAAGCTGATTCCATCATCAGTTCTATGGGGATATTTTGCCTACATGGCAATTGATAGTCTCCCAGGAAACCAACTCTGGGAAAGATTGACACTTCTCTTAGTTTCTCCGGGCAGGAGATACAGGTAAACCCTCACCATATTTTTACTTGACCAAGAAAATTTGAATGCACATAAAGGTAAATTATTAATTgcttaattttacaaatattgcaGAGTTTTGGAAGGTGACCATGCTTCATTTGTAGAGTCAGTACCATTCAGATCCATTGTTG
This genomic window from Daucus carota subsp. sativus chromosome 7, DH1 v3.0, whole genome shotgun sequence contains:
- the LOC108194107 gene encoding boron transporter 4, whose protein sequence is MESIRAPFRGVAQDVRGRASCYKHDWLAGIRSGLGILAPTMYIFFASALPVIAFGEQLSSETDGSLSTVETLASTAICGIIHSILGGQPLLILGVAEPTVIMYTYLYNFAEGKEDLGKDLFLAWAGWVCVWTALFLFMLAIFNAGSIIVRFTRVAGETFGMLIALLFIQEAIKGIVGEFNIPEGEDTDSEKYQFQWLYTNGLLAIIFSFGLLYTALKSRKARSWLYGTGLLRGFIADYGVPLMVLVWTMLSYSGPGKLPSGVPRRLFSPLPWDSASIYHWTVIQDMGKVPPVYVFAAIVPAIMVAGLYFFDHSVASQLAQQKEFNLKKPSAYHYDMLLLGFMTLLCGLIGLPPSNGVLPQSPMHAKSLAVLERQNIRKKMVRSAKESMKEQASKLEIYNKMQNVFIEIDSSSVANSELKDLKDAVMNTSDGRTEKESQLKVVSELKDLKDVVLNTSDGKKETESFDPDKHIDGNLPVRVNEQRVSNLLQSLLVAASIFAMPVIKLIPSSVLWGYFAYMAIDSLPGNQLWERLTLLLVSPGRRYRVLEGDHASFVESVPFRSIVGFTLFQSAFLLLCYGVTWIPIAGILFPAPFFLLVSIREHILPKLFQPNYLRELDAAEYEEIAGAPRQLFSGPLTSRDRETIQSGNVNVEPEVCDAEILDELTTNRGEIKVRALSFHDENHIQVHPHDAPAA